The proteins below are encoded in one region of Enhydrobacter sp.:
- a CDS encoding acetolactate synthase 3 large subunit has protein sequence MKPEESATTGADLLVKALIDEEVEVVFGYPGGAVLPIYDSLFKQNRLRHILVRHEQAAVHAAEGYARSTGKVGVVLVTSGPGATNAVTGLTDALMDSIPVVCLTGQVPTHLIGNDAFQEADTTGITRPCTKHNYLVKAVGDLARTVHEAFYVARSGRPGPVVIDLPKDVLMNRHEYEAPKKPVQHKSYRPQVKPDPRKIEQAIDLIAAAKRPVFYTGGGVINSGPKASKLLAQFVRLTGYPITNTLMGLGAFPASDKQFLGMLGMHGTYEANLAMYNCDVLIDIGARFDDRITGKLAEFSPKSKKIHVDIDPSSINKNVRVDLPIVGDAAHVLEELIRVWKARQPRTDQKALKAWWAEIEKWRGRNCLAYKQDKETIKPQYALERLYHHIKDRDHYITTEVGQHQMWAAQFLKFEQPNHWMTSGGLGTMGYGFPAAIGVQIAHPDSLVIDVAGEASIMMNIQELSTVAQYQLPVKIFVLNNQYMGMVRQWQELLHGGRYSESYMESLPDFVKLADAFGAVGLRTGNPAELDGVIQEMIKIRKPVIVDVLVDKAENCFPMIPSGAAHYDMLLGPNDRAEKPVSEEGMVLV, from the coding sequence ATGAAGCCCGAGGAGTCCGCCACGACTGGCGCCGATCTGTTGGTGAAAGCCCTGATCGACGAGGAAGTCGAGGTCGTCTTCGGCTATCCAGGCGGCGCGGTCCTTCCGATCTACGACTCGCTCTTCAAGCAGAACCGGCTGCGCCACATCCTCGTGCGCCACGAGCAGGCGGCGGTGCATGCGGCCGAGGGCTATGCCCGTTCGACCGGGAAGGTGGGCGTGGTGCTGGTGACGTCCGGCCCGGGCGCGACCAATGCCGTGACCGGGCTCACCGACGCGCTGATGGACTCGATCCCTGTCGTCTGCCTCACCGGCCAGGTGCCGACGCACCTGATCGGCAACGATGCCTTCCAGGAAGCCGACACGACCGGCATCACGCGTCCCTGCACCAAGCACAATTATCTGGTGAAGGCGGTGGGCGATCTCGCACGCACGGTCCATGAGGCGTTCTACGTGGCGCGGTCGGGCCGGCCCGGCCCGGTCGTGATCGACCTGCCCAAGGACGTGCTGATGAACAGGCACGAGTACGAAGCGCCCAAGAAGCCGGTGCAGCACAAGAGCTATCGCCCGCAGGTGAAGCCCGACCCGAGGAAGATCGAGCAGGCGATCGACCTGATCGCGGCAGCCAAGCGCCCGGTCTTCTATACCGGGGGCGGCGTCATCAATTCGGGCCCCAAAGCCAGCAAGCTGCTGGCGCAGTTCGTGCGGCTGACCGGCTATCCCATCACCAACACGCTGATGGGGCTCGGCGCCTTCCCGGCCTCGGACAAGCAGTTCCTTGGCATGCTCGGCATGCATGGGACCTACGAGGCGAACCTCGCCATGTACAATTGCGACGTGCTGATCGATATCGGCGCGCGCTTCGACGATCGCATCACCGGCAAGCTCGCCGAGTTCTCGCCGAAGTCGAAGAAGATCCATGTCGATATCGATCCCAGCTCGATCAACAAGAACGTGCGCGTCGACCTGCCGATCGTGGGCGACGCCGCGCATGTGCTGGAAGAGCTGATCCGCGTCTGGAAGGCCCGGCAGCCGCGCACCGACCAGAAGGCGTTGAAGGCGTGGTGGGCGGAGATCGAGAAATGGCGCGGCCGCAACTGCCTCGCCTACAAGCAGGACAAGGAAACGATCAAGCCGCAATACGCGCTCGAGCGCCTCTACCACCACATCAAGGACCGCGACCACTACATCACCACCGAGGTCGGCCAGCACCAGATGTGGGCGGCGCAGTTCCTGAAGTTCGAGCAGCCCAACCACTGGATGACCTCGGGCGGACTCGGCACCATGGGCTACGGCTTTCCGGCGGCGATCGGCGTGCAGATCGCCCACCCCGATTCGCTGGTGATCGACGTCGCCGGCGAGGCCTCGATCATGATGAACATCCAGGAACTCTCCACCGTGGCGCAGTACCAGCTTCCGGTGAAGATCTTCGTGCTCAACAACCAGTACATGGGCATGGTGCGGCAGTGGCAGGAGCTGCTGCACGGCGGCCGCTACTCCGAGAGCTACATGGAATCGCTGCCCGACTTCGTGAAGCTCGCCGACGCGTTCGGCGCGGTCGGCCTGCGGACCGGCAATCCGGCCGAGCTCGACGGGGTCATCCAGGAGATGATCAAGATCAGGAAGCCGGTCATCGTCGACGTACTGGTCGACAAGGCCGAGAACTGCTTCCCGATGATCCCTTCGGGAGCGGCGCACTACGACATGCTGCTGGGTCCGAACGACCGCGCGGAGAAGCCGGTGTCGGAGGAAGGGATGGTGCTGGTGTGA